The following are from one region of the Salminus brasiliensis chromosome 14, fSalBra1.hap2, whole genome shotgun sequence genome:
- the LOC140576811 gene encoding potassium voltage-gated channel subfamily A member 2, producing the protein MTVATGDPVDEAAAHPGQGDIYDPEPDHECCERVVINISGLRFETQLKTLSQFPDTLLGDPKKRMRYFDPLRNEYFFDRNRPSFDAILYYYQSGGRLRRPVNVTLDIFSEEIRFYELGEEAIEIFREDEGFIKEEEKPLPENEFQRQVWLLFEYPESSGPARIIAIISVMVILISIVSFCLETLPIFRNEDMDMHKAYTNNPNATTSYTSTYFTDPFFILETLCIIWFSFEFLVRFFACPSKAGFFVNIMNIIDIVAIIPYFITLGTELAESPEDGQQGQQAMSLAILRVIRLVRVFRIFKLSRHSKGLQILGQTLKASMRELGLLIFFLFIGVILFSSAVYFAEADEADSQFVSIPDAFWWAVVSMTTVGYGDMVPTTIGGKIVGSLCAIAGVLTIALPVPVIVSNFNYFYHRETEGEEQAQYLNVTSVPKMDSTEDLKKSRSGSTMSKSDYMEIQEAVNNSNEDFREENLKTGNCTLANTNYVNITKMLTDV; encoded by the coding sequence ATGACCGTTGCCACAGGTGACCCTGTGGACGAGGCAGCCGCTCACCCGGGCCAAGGGGACATTTATGACCCAGAACCGGACCATGAGTGCTGCGAGAGAGTGGTCATCAACATCTCTGGCCTGCGGTTTGAGACGCAACTTAAGACTCTGTCACAGTTCCCAGACACTTTGCTCGGGGATCCAAAGAAAAGAATGCGCTACTTCGACCCGCTGAGGAATGAGTACTTCTTCGACAGGAACCGGCCCAGCTTTGATGCCATCCTGTACTACTATCAGTCCGGAGGTCGGTTGAGGCGGCCAGTCAACGTAACTCTGGATATTTTCTCTGAGGAGATTCGCTTCTATGAGCTCGGGGAGGAAGCCATCGAGATTTTCCGGGAGGACGAAGGCTTCATTAAGGAAGAAGAGAAACCTTTGCCAGAGAACGAGTTTCAGAGGCAGGTGTGGCTGCTTTTCGAGTATCCAGAGAGCTCAGGCCCAGCCCGGATCATTGCCATCATCTCCGTCATGGTCATCCTCATATCAATTGTCAGTTTCTGCCTAGAGACACTGCCCATTTTTCGTAACGAGGACATGGACATGCACAAAGCCTACACAAACAATCCTAATGCTACGACCAGTTATACGTCCACTTACTTCACCGACCCCTTCTTCATCTTGGAGACGCTCTGCATCATCTGGTTCTCCTTCGAGTTCCTGGTCCGCTTCTTCGCCTGTCCCAGCAAAGCAGGGTTCTTTGTAAACATTATGAACATCATTGACATTGTGGCCATTATCCCTTACTTCATCACCCTGGGCACCGAACTAGCCGAGAGCCCAGAAGATGGCCAGCAGGGGCAGCAGGCCATGTCCCTCGCCATCCTGCGGGTCATCCGGCTGGTGCGGGTCTTCCGGATCTTCAAGCTCTCGCGTCACTCCAAAGGCCTGCAGATTCTGGGCCAGACGCTCAAGGCCAGCATGAGGGAGCTTGGGCTGCTgatcttcttcctcttcatcgGAGTCATCCTCTTCTCCAGTGCTGTGTACTTCGCCGAGGCGGATGAAGCAGACTCGCAGTTTGTCAGCATCCCCGATGCCTTCTGGTGGGCTGTGGTCTCCATGACCACCGTAGGATATGGAGACATGGTACCCACGACCATTGGTGGCAAGATTGTAGGGTCCTTGTGTGCCATTGCTGGAGTGTTGACCATTGCACTCCCCGTACCCGTTATAGTGTCCAACTTCAACTACTTCTACCACCGGGAAACTGAAGGAGAAGAGCAGGCGCAGTACCTCAACGTGACTAGTGTGCCCAAGATGGACTCTACAGAAGACTTGAAAAAGAGCCGCAGCGGCTCGACCATGAGCAAGTCGGACTACATGGAGATCCAGGAAGCCGTGAACAACAGCAACGAGGATTTCCGTGAGGAGAACCTCAAGACTGGCAACTGTACCCTTGCCAACACCAACTATGTTAACATCACCAAGATGCTCACTGACGTATAG